Proteins encoded by one window of Kribbella italica:
- a CDS encoding PhzF family phenazine biosynthesis protein: MTTVDVHVVRVFVDPSGAFGNPLGIVDGALVPVEERQRTAARLGYSETVFVDDPATGLIQIFSPTGEMPFAGHPTVGVAWWLHAQGQHVDVLRVPAGEVPVIRSNGITAVRANASWGSTFDWRQLDTPGEVLAASPASYSAGHTYLWAWEDEPQGRIRARVFAPAMGVPEDEATGSAATQLTARLGRSLHITQGAGSQLLTTNLSGGWTTVGGRVLPAPSRTITT, encoded by the coding sequence ATGACCACCGTGGACGTGCACGTCGTACGGGTGTTCGTCGATCCCTCCGGTGCCTTCGGGAACCCGTTGGGGATTGTTGACGGCGCGCTGGTTCCCGTCGAGGAGCGGCAGCGGACGGCTGCCCGGCTCGGCTACAGCGAGACCGTCTTCGTCGACGATCCCGCGACCGGCCTGATCCAGATCTTCAGCCCCACTGGGGAGATGCCGTTCGCTGGGCACCCGACTGTCGGCGTCGCCTGGTGGTTGCACGCGCAAGGGCAGCACGTCGACGTACTGCGGGTGCCCGCCGGTGAGGTGCCCGTCATCCGCAGCAACGGCATCACCGCCGTACGCGCCAACGCTTCCTGGGGCAGCACCTTCGACTGGCGCCAGCTCGACACCCCCGGCGAGGTCCTCGCCGCAAGCCCCGCGTCGTACTCAGCAGGCCACACCTACCTCTGGGCCTGGGAAGACGAACCCCAAGGCCGCATCCGCGCCCGCGTCTTCGCGCCCGCCATGGGTGTCCCCGAAGACGAGGCCACCGGCTCAGCCGCCACCCAACTCACCGCCCGCCTGGGCCGCTCCCTCCACATCACCCAAGGCGCCGGCTCCCAACTCCTCACCACCAACCTCTCCGGCGGCTGGACCACGGTAGGCGGCCGAGTCCTCCCGGCCCCGAGCCGCACGATCACCACCTGA
- a CDS encoding nitrilase-related carbon-nitrogen hydrolase, with amino-acid sequence MAEVVRAALVQANWTGDQESMVKAHEGYAREAAALGAKVICFQELFYGPYFCQVQDPEFYEYAETVPGPTTERFQALAEELGMVMVLPVYEQEQAGVLYNTAAVIDADGKYLGKYRKTHIPQVKGFWEKFYFRPGNLGYPVFDTAVGRIGVYICYDRHFPEGWRALGLAGAKIVFNPSATSRGLSSYLWKLEQPASAVANEYFIGAINRVGVEEYGDNDFYGTSYFVDPEGKFVGEVGDDHNPELIVRDLDLGLLDTVRDRWQFYRDRRPDAYGDLTKP; translated from the coding sequence ATGGCGGAGGTTGTGCGGGCGGCGTTGGTGCAGGCCAACTGGACCGGGGACCAGGAGTCGATGGTCAAGGCGCATGAGGGGTATGCGCGGGAGGCCGCCGCCCTTGGGGCGAAGGTGATTTGTTTTCAGGAACTGTTCTACGGGCCTTACTTCTGTCAGGTTCAGGATCCTGAGTTCTACGAGTACGCCGAGACCGTGCCGGGGCCGACCACCGAGCGGTTCCAGGCGCTGGCCGAAGAGCTGGGCATGGTGATGGTGCTGCCGGTGTACGAGCAGGAGCAGGCGGGGGTGCTGTACAACACGGCCGCGGTGATCGATGCTGATGGCAAGTATCTGGGGAAGTACCGGAAGACTCATATTCCGCAGGTGAAGGGGTTCTGGGAGAAGTTCTACTTCCGGCCCGGGAACCTGGGGTATCCGGTGTTCGACACCGCGGTGGGGCGGATCGGGGTCTACATCTGTTACGACCGGCACTTCCCGGAAGGGTGGCGGGCGTTGGGATTGGCGGGGGCGAAGATCGTGTTCAACCCGTCGGCGACCTCCCGCGGGCTGTCGTCGTACTTGTGGAAGCTGGAGCAACCCGCCTCGGCAGTGGCCAACGAGTACTTCATCGGGGCGATCAACCGGGTCGGCGTCGAGGAGTACGGCGACAACGACTTCTACGGGACGTCGTACTTCGTCGACCCCGAGGGCAAGTTCGTCGGCGAGGTCGGGGACGACCACAACCCGGAGCTGATCGTCCGGGACCTGGATCTCGGGCTGCTCGACACGGTCAGGGACCGGTGGCAGTTCTACCGCGATCGCCGGCCGGACGCGTACGGGGACCTGACCAAGCCGTAA